In the genome of Terriglobales bacterium, the window GGGGTATAACACGCCTACCTTAAGTTTCCCCCCGAGAAAGCAGAGGGCTCTTCCTCTTCAGGCCCCAGTCAGATGAGGCAATTCCCGTGGAGTTCGATTCAGGGAAGCAACATTCGTGGAAAGGTCTAGGCATTATGGGCGCAGATTCGCGTGAAGTGATGAATATCCGCCAGGCGTCGCAGTACCTGGGCGTCAGTCCCGACACGCTCTACAAATACGTTTACGAAGAGAAAATCCCGGCTTTCAAACTGGGCAACCGCTGGAAGTTCAAGAAAACCATCCTCGACCAGTGGATGGAAGAGAAGAGCTCAGTTGGGGAAGCAAAGAGCACTAAGAAGCGACCGCGGGCCGCACGGGCCGCCATCGGTCAATAGCGAGGCTAAGCATGTTCGGATTTGGATCGTCGAAATCAGTGGTTGGGCTGGACATTGGCTCCAGCAGCATTAAGGCCGTTGAACTGAAGAAGGTCAAGGGCGAAATCCAGGTGGCCCATCTGGGCGTGGAACGGCTGGGCTCCGACATCGTGGTTGACTCCATGATCGTCGACTCCGGCAGCGTCTCCAGTGCCATTTCCAAGCTCTTTTCAGAGCGCAAGTTTGGCTCGAAGCTGGTAGCGACAGCGGTGAGCGGTCACTCCGTGATCGTAAAAAAGATCTCGATGCAGACGGTGCCGGAGAACGAGGTTCCCGAACTCCTGCAGACGGAAGCCGCGCAGTACATCCCGTTCGACATGAACGACGTAAATATCGACTACCAAGTGCTCACGGAAGATCCAAATGAGCCGCACATGGATGTTCTGCTCGCCGCGGTAAAGAAGGACAAGATCCTCAATTACACGAACGTCCTCTCGCTGGCCGGCAAGATTCCCGAAGTGGTCGACATCGATGCGTTCGCACTGCAGAACTGCTACGAATATAACTACGAGCCCTCCCCCACATCTACAGTAGCCCTGCTGAATCTTGGCGCGAGCGTGATGAACATCAACATCGTCAAGGGCAGCACGCCGCTGTTTACGCGCGACGTCAGCGTTGGCGGTAATCAGTACACCGACTCGCTGCAGAAAGAACTCGATCTGAGCTTTGACGATGCTGAGGCTTTGAAGATGGGAGAGACGAACGGGAAAGTAAGTCCCGATGCGAAGCTGCCGATCCTAAAGCAGGTGACGGAGATCATCGTTCTGGAAATCCAGAAGACGTTTGACTTCTTCCGAGCGACCGCCGCGGGACAGCACATCGAGAAAATCTATCTAGCAGGCGGCTCGTCCGCAGTTCCCGGCCTCACGGAAGCGCTGCGTCAAGAGTTTTCGATGCCAGTGGAGATTCTCAATCCTTTCCAGCGCATTCAGGCGAATGGAGCTGGTGATCTTGTTGGACAGAACGCGGGGCAACTCGCCGTAGCCGTGGGACTCGCCCTCAGGAGTTTTGAGTCGCTATGATTCGCATAAACCTTCTTGGGAAATCCAAACCGAAGAGCAGGCGTTCCGCGATGGCAACCACAGCCATCGAATTCGAAAGCAGTGGCTCGCCGAATTCCTCGAATGCACTGGCAGCCATCATTGTCCTTGCCATCACGGCGGGCGGCATTTGGTGGTACCAGAATCAACTGAACAACCAGGCGCTCGACATCAAGAAGCAGATGGATGCGGCTCAACGTGAAGCCCAATCCCTGGCCCAAACCAAGGCTCGCTTCGAACAGCGGCAGGCGGTCAGAGACGAGTACGAAGCGCGAGTGAGAATGATTGACACTCTGCGCGCCAATCAGTCTGGTCCTGTCGATCTACTCACGATGGTCAGCAGCACAGTCAACAACACTGATGAGGTGTGGCTCATTGCCATGAACGATGCCGGACCAAACGTGAACGTGGACGGTACGGCGCTGAGTTCAAACGCAGTCGCGAACCTGATGACCAACCTTATGAAAACCGGCTACTTCAAGTCCGTGGAGATCAAGGAAACCTACCAGGACGAAACGGAGAAGAAAATACAGGCATTTAACTTCAGCCTGACGTGCCAGAAGCAACCACCAACAGCATCGGGAAAGAAGTCGTAAGCACGGAGAACTACCATGAGTAAATTTAACGAGCTTCCATTCATAGCGCGCTTCGCAATATTCGCCGTGGTTGGCGCCGCGATCTTTGCGGGCGCCTGGTATGGTCCAGTCCCTGGCTTCGCGGCAATGCGCGCAGCGAACGATGCATCGATGGCACGATTGAAGGCGCTGCAGGCGGAAAACGCCCGCATGAAACCTTACGAATCGCAGCTCAAGGAGATTGAGTTGCAAATCGAATCATTACAACGACAGATGGAACGGCAAAAGCAAATCGTTCCGGATGAAAAGACAGCGGACCAGTTCATGCGAGATCTGCAACAGAATGCTCAACAGGCCGGCGTTTCAATTCGCAGCTACGTTGCCAAACCGGTTGCCCAGAAACAGTACTACAGCGAAGTTCCATTCGATCTTGAAATCGATGGACCGTACTTCTCAATGCTTAATTTTTTCGAGAGAGTGGGGACCAGTGAACGAATCATAAACGTCGAGAATCTACGGATGTCCGGAATCGGAAGCAAAGCTCCGTCCAGTGTGCGCCGCAAGTATGACTACCTCCCAGGCGAAACCGTAACCGTTGCTTGCACGGCAAAGACTTTCTTCAGCACACAAGTCACAGCCAAGCCGGTCCCGACAACCACGGCGACCGCTCCTGGGCAACCGCCGACGAAGAACGCGAGCTAACGAGAGGAGGCACATGAAAGTCAGAGCTTACATTTTTGCGACTGCCCTTCTGGCAGGAGCGGTCGCTGCGCAAACAGCACCTGCATCCCAGACAGTGAAACAGAATCCTCCTCAAGCGCAGGCCAAGAAAGATTCAACAACATCGAAAACTCCAGCTAAAAACCCGTTCAAGCCCAAGGCGAAGGCCCCGGAATCTTCCACCAAACTACCGGTGAAGCCGCAAGCGAAGGCCCAACCTGGCTCGAACAAAGCAACTCCGAAGCAAGCCGCTCCTGTACAGGCTAAAGCTGCTCCAACAAAGGAAACTGCCAAGCCAGCGGAGGTAAAAAAGGAAGCTGCTCCCGAGGTGGCACAGATCCCACCGAAAAAGCTTCCCAGCCCAGGGGGGCGTGATCCTTTCGTGAGTCCGCTTGCGGCAGCAGCGGAGCGCGGCCCGGGCGCGGGCTGCACGACGGGAAAGCGTTGTCTGATGGTTGACCAGCTTGTGCTCAAGGGCATCGTGCAAATGAGGACAGGGAATTTCGCCCTTGTCGAGAACATCTCGAAGCGTCCTTACGTGCTTCATGAAAACGATTCCTTGTTCAACGGCAGCGTTGTGAAGATTACTGGCGACAGCGTCGTCTTTAGGGAACAGAGCAACGACATCCTCGGAAGGCCAGTTTCCAAGGAGGTTGTCAAGAAAGTTTCTGCCCCCGCAGTTTAGTAAGCGGGTAGGCATCAAGTATGTAAGAGTGATTCCATGTCCCCGTGCGGGCTTGGAAGACGAACCCAGTTAGTAAACACGGGATCTTCGTGAACATCCGAACAGGTTCACGAAAGGTTTCAAAGCAGTTGTCGTAATTCGTTACTGGGCGGAATCCGACCAGGTTCCTGGGATGTAGTAACCGCGCTCGGCGAGATCGATTGCGGTGGGCAAATTCCAAAGCGGCGGTTAGGCTCCGTTGGTGTAACTTCACCGCGGACCTTTCACGTTGCGGCGCGTTCCGGCAGAGATGCTGAACCGTGAGGAGAGACGAGATGAGGCTCAAGCAACTTCTGGGTGTCGGGCTGGCGGTCCTCTTATTGACCGCGCTTGCCACTGCCGATTCGCAGTTGACGGATATCACTGTGCAGGGCAAAGGCAACGCTGCCACCATAACCATTCACGCGAATGGCACTCTTACTCATAACGAATACAGACCAGTCGACAATCTATTGTTGGTTGACTTTCCTGG includes:
- a CDS encoding helix-turn-helix domain-containing protein, whose protein sequence is MGADSREVMNIRQASQYLGVSPDTLYKYVYEEKIPAFKLGNRWKFKKTILDQWMEEKSSVGEAKSTKKRPRAARAAIGQ
- the pilM gene encoding type IV pilus assembly protein PilM, translating into MFGFGSSKSVVGLDIGSSSIKAVELKKVKGEIQVAHLGVERLGSDIVVDSMIVDSGSVSSAISKLFSERKFGSKLVATAVSGHSVIVKKISMQTVPENEVPELLQTEAAQYIPFDMNDVNIDYQVLTEDPNEPHMDVLLAAVKKDKILNYTNVLSLAGKIPEVVDIDAFALQNCYEYNYEPSPTSTVALLNLGASVMNINIVKGSTPLFTRDVSVGGNQYTDSLQKELDLSFDDAEALKMGETNGKVSPDAKLPILKQVTEIIVLEIQKTFDFFRATAAGQHIEKIYLAGGSSAVPGLTEALRQEFSMPVEILNPFQRIQANGAGDLVGQNAGQLAVAVGLALRSFESL
- a CDS encoding PilN domain-containing protein, yielding MATTAIEFESSGSPNSSNALAAIIVLAITAGGIWWYQNQLNNQALDIKKQMDAAQREAQSLAQTKARFEQRQAVRDEYEARVRMIDTLRANQSGPVDLLTMVSSTVNNTDEVWLIAMNDAGPNVNVDGTALSSNAVANLMTNLMKTGYFKSVEIKETYQDETEKKIQAFNFSLTCQKQPPTASGKKS
- the pilO gene encoding type 4a pilus biogenesis protein PilO produces the protein MSKFNELPFIARFAIFAVVGAAIFAGAWYGPVPGFAAMRAANDASMARLKALQAENARMKPYESQLKEIELQIESLQRQMERQKQIVPDEKTADQFMRDLQQNAQQAGVSIRSYVAKPVAQKQYYSEVPFDLEIDGPYFSMLNFFERVGTSERIINVENLRMSGIGSKAPSSVRRKYDYLPGETVTVACTAKTFFSTQVTAKPVPTTTATAPGQPPTKNAS